A genome region from Anastrepha obliqua isolate idAnaObli1 chromosome 4, idAnaObli1_1.0, whole genome shotgun sequence includes the following:
- the LOC129244830 gene encoding protein 5NUC-like: MTKIVLCLLVTYATLLSQSRANPIDKKAFVATEFIVLHNNDMHARFEQTNINGGKCLESDANSNKCYGGFARVAYEVRKYRKEAADGGKPVLYLNAGDTYTGTSWFAVFKDNISAAFLNKLQPDAISLGNHEFDEKVAGLVPFLKNVQFPVVTCNLDLSKVPEMSAAEHLMNSTVFEINGTKVGVIGYLTPDTKYLITPNTLDFMDEIESINEEAAKLKAQGINIIIALGHSGYQRDQQIAANCPEIDVVIGGHSHSFLYTGTEPDAERSEGPYPTVVTQKSGKEVPVVQAYAYTKYLGKLHLQFDKEGNLIEFDGAPILLNASVPREDDVLQLLEVYRPNITDLENSIVGHTKVKLEGSSSVCRRFECNLGNFIADSLVYARVVEDQGGTYWTDAPIAIINSGGIRAGVDKRSDGSITENDILSVLPFKNNLYVIRISGKKLRSTLELSATKRTKDSSGGFLQFSGFRVTYDYRNEEGNRVTAVEVRCAECDVPDYEPLDDSKEYSIITTEFLKDGGDNHDLIENGTVPISMKWHDQEAVVEYLKHRDFIYPELEGRIVIIESSNSGTTAVRSLIWLTLVSSMMFFIRSLH; the protein is encoded by the exons ATGACCAAAATAGTTTTATGCTTGCTGGTGACTTATGCCACGTTACTGAGTCAGTCACGTGCTAACCCGATTGATAAAAAAGCCTTTGTTGCCACTGAATTCATAGTACTGCACAACAATGATATGCACGCTCGTTTCGAACAAACCAATATAAATGGCGGCAAATGTCTAGAATCAGACGCCAACTCCAATAAATGTTATGGTGGTTTTGCGCGAGTGGCATACGA AGTGCGAAAATATCGAAAAGAGGCAGCAGATGGTGGTAAACCGGTGCTATACCTAAATGCTGGAGACACCTATACTGGAACATCGTGGTTCGCTGTCTTTAAAGACAACATCAGCGCAGCATTCCTGAACAAATTACAGCCGGACGCAATC tcATTGGGGAATCATGAATTTGACGAAAAAGTCGCAGGCTTAgtgccatttttgaaaaatgtgcaaTTCCCCGTTGTTACTTGCAATTTGGACTTAAGTAAGGTGCCTGAAATGAGTGCGGCCGAGCATTTGATGAACTCGACTGTTTTTGAAATTAACGGCACAAAAGTTGGTGTGATTGGTTATTTGACGCCTGATACGAAGTATTTAATAACGCCAAATACACTTGACTTTATGGACGAAATTGAGAGTATTAA TGAAGAGGCTGCAAAATTGAAGGCGCAAGGCATAAACATTATTATTGCTTTAGGCCATTCCGGTTACCAACGAGATCAACAAATTGCTGCAAATTGCCCCGAGATTGATGTTGTTATTGGTG GCCACTCCCACTCTTTTCTATACACCGGAACAGAGCCTGATGCAGAGCGCAGTGAGGGTCCCTACCCGACTGTTGTAACACAGAAGAGCGGCAAGGAAGTGCCTGTAGTACAAGCGTATGCCTACACTAAATATCTAGGCAAGCTTCATTTGCAG TTCGATAAAGAGGGAAATCTCATTGAGTTTGATGGGGCACCCATTTTGTTAAATGCATCTGTGCCACGAGAAGACGATGTCCTGCAGTTACTAGAAGTGTACAGACCCAATATCACTGATTTGGAAAACTCAATTGTGGGGCACACTAAAGTGAAACTTGAGGGTAGCTCATCCGTTTGTCGCAGATTCGAATGTAATTTAGGCAATTTTATTGCCGATTCTTTAGTTTATGCTCGAGTGGTTGAAGATCAAGGTGGTACTTATTGGACTGATGCACCAATTGCAATCATTAATAGTGGTG gtATACGTGCCGGTGTCGATAAGCGTTCGGATGGTTCAATTACTGAAAATGACATTTTGTCTGTTCTgccatttaaaaacaatctctATGTGATCCGCATATCTGGAAAGAAATTGCGCTCTACCCTTGAACTGTCGGCCACGAAACGCACCAAAGATTCCAGTGGTGGTTTCCTGCAGTTTTCTGGTTTCCGAGTTACTTACGATTACCGTAATGAAGAGGGTAATCGGGTGACTGCGGTCGAAGTACGCTGTGCAGAATGTGATGTTCCAGATTACGAACCGTTAGACGATTCCAAAGAATATAGCATTATAACGACTGAATTCCTTAAAGATGGCGGTGACAACCATGATCTGATTGAAAATGGCACTGTACCCATAAGCATGAAATGGCATGATCAAGAAGCGGTGGTCGAATATTTGAAGCATCGCGACTTCATTTACCCCGAATTGGAAGGGCGAATTGTGATAATCGAGTCCTCAAACTCCGGAACGACAGCTGTCAGATCTCTTATCTGGCTAACACTTGTGAGTTCGATGATGTTTTTCATCCGGTCACTTCATTAG
- the LOC129244831 gene encoding retinol dehydrogenase 12-like: protein MEQIPYAWLLIGAGALWLFRIYMQGGKYRKNTTALGKVVVVTGANTGIGKETVRELAKRGATVYMACRDMKKCEEARQELIKDTCNKNIHGVKLDLASIKSIEEFADNFKKLESRLDILINNAGIMACPHMVTEDGFEMQIGVNHLGHFHLTNLLLDLLKKSAPSRIVVLSSLAHAMGPFKKNDFLSEHSYNPSKVYTHSKIANILFAHELAKRLQGTKVTVNSLHPGVVESELMRYNSIINKPILSSIANVLKWPFFKTTPNGAQTTIYAALDPDLEFVSGTYFSDCQPKKTTSVARDDELAKWLWNESDRLIKLRLAQLDLK from the exons ATGGAGCAAATACCGTACGCCTGGTTGCTAATTGGAGCCGGTGCCCTTTGGCTTTTCCG GATTTATATGCAGGGTggtaaatatcgaaaaaataccaCGGCTTTAGGGAAAGTGGTagtcgtcacaggagcaaacaCTGGCATTGGGAAAGAGACGGTCCGTGAACTTGCTAAGCGTGGAGCCACTGTCTATATGGCCTGTCGCGATATGAAAAAATGTGAAGAG GCCCGACAAGAACTAATCAAGGACacatgtaataaaaatatacatggcGTGAAGCTAGATTTGGCTTCCATTAAATCAATAGAAGAGTTCGCTGATAA TTTCAAGAAACTCGAATCGCGTCTAGACATTCTAATCAACAACGCTGGAATTATGGCCTGCCCACACATGGTTACTGAAGACGGTTTCGAAATGCAGATTGGTGTTAACCACTTAGGCCATTTCCATTTAACTAATTTGCTTCTCGATTTGTTAAAG aaaTCCGCTCCCAGTCGAATAGTGGTGCTATCAAGTTTAGCACATGCAATGggcccatttaaaaaaaatgatttcctcAGCGAACATTCCTACAATCCTTCAAAAGTGTATACACATAGTAAAattgccaatattttgtttgctcACGAATTGGCCAAACGTTTACAAGGCACTAAAGTGACTGTTAATTCATTGCATCCGGGTGTTGTCGAATCAGAATTAATGCGCTACAATTCAATAATTAATAAACCGATTTTAAG TTCTATTGCAAATGTTTTGAAATggccatttttcaaaacaacgcCGAACGGAGCTCAAACTACCATATATGCTGCTCTGGATCCAGACTTGGAATTTGTTAGCGGGACTTATTTCAGCGACTGTCAGCCAAAAAAAACCACTTCAGTTGCTCGCGATGATGAATTGGCTAAGTGGTTGTGGAATGAAAGTGATCGCCTTATCAAATTGAGATTAGCGCAATTGGATTTGAAGTAA
- the LOC129244829 gene encoding sister chromatid cohesion protein PDS5 homolog B-B, which translates to MTEVKYPSGCRPLTEDLGTDELIRRLKTLTHALQAMGQDEKHLHDYIQLALLLVDDYFLQHTSRDVQLLVACCIADILRVFAPEAPYKDQDQIKTIFMFFIKQLHGLKDPKDASFKRYFYLLENLAFVKSFNMCFEIEDCQKIFCQLFAMIFKIINENHSTKVKNFMIDIMSPLITEADNVTTPLLDLILINIVEPQKSNNIHAHQLAEQLVQKTSYALEPIIKIFFNQVLIMGKIDKNIAITSKIYDLIYELNQISPNLMCSVLPQLECKLKSTNEIERMKAVSLLARMFSEKDSQLSKKHTALLRVLLGRFCDIAPAIRVKCVQSSMHFLLNHPHLRKDIIECLRARQHDSDETVRYEVVMAIVATAKREFNIVCESQDLLHIVRERTLDKKFKIRKEAMNGLAFIYKGVKCEPNDLSSEVKESVGWIKNKILHGYYMPGIEDRLLVERLLITCLVPYKLPPEERMKKLYHLLGTLDDNAMKAFMEIQKNQMKTRKTVSDWVKMHHTKDLTQKMQNQLNVKQAIICKLLPDPLKASEFIAKFSVNMRKDTTLLRYMEIILKRDVSCKECADTMSLLLKKLGNPMTANIYYNTVKMLIERIASVMVDKESIGILISLIDQCMQRGKIVEEVGIPSDEAGELGLKFLCMLSYIFSAHFFTDETLQHMIALLSHEEDYAAPLILKALAHLGRYHPLCDTNPALLEALASICKDFALTGTIKQAKHAVRCIFVNVQTQTAGGAGAEAISPPPKTPIIHPIFNEIIEILRVTLSPQDPYQHTKICTLGHIAYHMPQAFLTPVKNMIARRVVKELLIQGVSETRDCILPDGDWCDKNRLPADTLCKLDALKTMARWLIGLRSDEHAAQKTFRMLVAFINQRGDLLEQNRLCPAEKSWLRLSAACAMLKICEQKGVGDQYNAEQYFNLSQVMCDPVPEVRDMFARKLHKGLGKGLPNKCLPLDFMGYYALVGHETDKRLIEVIRNYVEVDVNKRRDYLKTIATMSSEGKNDTQTAYILPDFMLAFAIPLLAHDPKFTNYEDRNQLKQVEKCLRFILEPLMARREAFSYSFYTNLIQMMKDHQDTTPNAEDNSYNFKIWAACDLALYIINSKIGDGSTSSNSFSVQIQLPEMYYKPLDKPGNNTKVYIPLDMYTLASSPISAASKLTTSTNVSTVVKKLATSAASSTNITMRLGEKRPADNLASNENSPTNAQDNTVTYEEGKVESNASSIVEPATKRTRGPLRAGKTVS; encoded by the exons ATGACGGAGGTAAAATATCCTTCAGGCTGTCGTCCGCTGACTGAGGATTTAGGGACAGACGAACTCATCCGTAGACTTAAG ACACTAACTCATGCCTTACAAGCGATGGGACAAGATGAAAAACACCTTCATGACTACATACAATTGGCGTTGCTACTAGTAGATGATTACTTTCTACAACACACGTCGCGTGATGTTCAACTTTTAGTTGCATGTTGTATAGCTGATATTTTAAGAGTGTTTGCCCCTGAGGCACCATATAAGGACCAAGACCAAATCAAAACTATATTCATGTTCTTCATTAAGCAACTTCACGGTCTCAAAGATCCAAAAGATGCATCATTTAAAAGATATTTCTATTTGCTGGAAAATTTGGCCTTCGTAAAATCGTTTAACATGTGTTTTGAAATTGAGGATTGTCAGAAAATATTCTGTCAACTTTTTGCaatgatatttaaaataattaa cgagaatcatagcaccaaagtgaaaaatttcatgattgACATAATGAGTCCCCTCATTACGGAGGCAGACAATGTGACAACACCGTTAttggatttaattttgattaacaTTGTAGAACCTCAGAAATCTAATAATATTCATGCTCATCAGTTAGCAGAACAATTAGTGCAGAAGACTAGTTACGCCTTGGAACCAATTATAAAAATC ttttttaaccaAGTGCTTATTATGggtaaaattgataaaaatattgcgattacttcaaaaatttatgatCTGATTTATGAGCTAAATCAAATTAGTCCGAATCTGATGTGCTCTGTTTTGCCACAACTGGaatgtaaattaaaatctaCAAATGAAATAGAACGGATGA AGGCTGTATCTTTATTGGCAAGAATGTTTTCCGAAAAGGATTCTCagctttcaaaaaaacacactgcATTATTGCGTGTGCTCTTGGGTCGCTTTTGCGATATTGCACCTGCGATACGTGTTAAATGTGTACAATCTTCAATGCATTTCTTGCTCAATCATCCACATTTGCGCAAAGATATTATCGAATGTTTACGGGCGCGACAGCATGATTCCGATGAAACGGTACGTTACGAAGTTGTGATGGCTATTGTTGCGACAGCGAAGCGAGAATTCAATATCGTATGCGAATCTCAAGATTTATTGCACATTGTTCGTGAACGTACGCTAgacaagaaatttaaaattcgtaAAGAAGCTATGAACGGACTAGCATTTATCTATAAAGGAGTGAAATGTGAGCCTAATGATCTTTCCTCTGAAGTAAAGGAATCTGTAGGttggattaaaaataaaattttacatggctaTTATATGCCTGGGATTGAGGATCGCCTACTTGTTGAACGCTTACTTATCACCTGCCTAGTGCCGTACAAACTGCCGCCCGAGGAAAGAATGAAAAAGTTGTATCATCTGCTTGGTACACTCGATGATAATGCCATGAAAGCATTTatggaaatacaaaaaaatcaaatgaaaacaCGAAAAACTGTTAGCGATTGGGTAAAAATGCATCACACCAAAGACCTtacacaaaaaatgcaaaaccaaCTTAACGTTAAACAGGCCATAATTTGCAA ATTACTGCCAGACCCTCTTAAAGCCAGTGAATTTATAGCGAAATTTAGTGTCAACATGCGCAAAGATACAACATTATTGCGTTACATGGAGATCATATTAAAGCGTGATGTGTCTTGTAAAGAGTGTGCAGATACCATGTCCTTGCTTCTGAAGAAACTCGGAAATCCAATGAcggcaaatatttattataataccgTAAAAATGCTTATAGAACGAATTGCATCAGTTATGGTGGATAAAGAGTCCATCGGAATTTTGATAAG CCTTATTGACCAATGTATGCAACGCGGCAAAATTGTGGAGGAAGTGGGTATACCAAGTGACGAAGCCGGAGAACTTGGTCTTAAATTTCTATGT atgcttTCGTATATATTTTCCGCTCATTTTTTCACCGATGAAACCTTACAACACATGATCGCCTTATTGAGTCACGAAGAGGATTACGCTGCACCACTTATTTTAAAGGCACTCGCCCATCTAGGAAGATACCATCCTCTCTGCGACACAAATCCAGCTCTTTTGGAAGCGCTTGCTTCAATTTGTAAAGATTTTGCGCTAACCGGGACTATAAAACAAGCCAAACACGCAGTTCGTTGCATATTTGTCAATGTACAAACTCAAACGGCAGGTGGCGCTGGCGCCGAAGCTATTAGTCCTCCACCAAAAACGCCTATCATTCAtcctatttttaatgaaatcatAGAAATATTACGCGTCACGCTCTCCCCACAAGATCCGTATCAACATACGAAAATTTGTACGTTAGGTCACATTGCGTATCATATGCCCCAAGCCTTCCTCACGCCTGTGAAAAATATGATAGCGCGACGCGTTGTCAAAGAATTACTGATCCAAGGCGTTTCCGAAACACGTGATTGCATTCTACCGGATGGTGACTGGTGTGACAAAAACAGACTGCCTGCGGACACACTTTGCAAGCTCGATGCACTTAAGACAATGGCGCGCTGGCTAATAGGCCTGCGTTCAGATGAACATGCCGCACAGAAGACGTTTCGTATGTTAGTCGCGTTTATAAATCAGCGAGGTGATTTATTAGAGCAGAATCGTTTATGTCCGGCAGAAAAGTCGTGGCTACGGCTCAGTGCTGCTTGTGCCATGCTAAAGATTTGCGAACAAAAAGGTGTTGGAGATCAGTACAACGCTGAGCAGTATTTCAATTTATCGCAAGTTATG TGTGATCCTGTGCCTGAGGTACGCGACATGTTCGCACGAAAGCTACATAAAGGTTTGGGCAAAGGATTACCGAACAAATGCTTACCATTGGATTTTATGGGATACTACGCATTAGTTGGTCATGAAACTGATAAAAG acttATTGAGGTCATTCGCAACTACGTAGAAGTCGATGTTAATAAAAGACGTgattatctcaaaactatagCGACAATGT cgTCAGAGGGCAAAAACGATACACAAACCGCATACATTTTGCCTGACTTCATGTTAGCTTTCGCGATACCCCTCCTTGCACATGATCCAAAGTTCACCAACTACGAAGATCGCAACCAGCTGAAACAAGTTGAAAAATGTTTGCGTTTTATTCTTGAACCGCTAATGGCGAGACGAGAAGCTTTTTCCTACAGCTTCTACACAAATCTTATACAGATGATGAAAGACCACCAGGATACCACACCGAATGCAGAAGATAATTCATATAACTTC AAAATATGGGCGGCATGTGATCTAGCTTTGTACATAATCAACTCTAAAATCGGTGATGGCAGCACCTCTTCAAATTCATTTTCTGTACAAATACAATTACCAGAGATGTATTATAAGCCTTTAGATAAACCCGGTAACAATACAAAGGTTTACATACCTCTGGATATGTATACGTTAGCATCAAGTCCAATATCCGCAGCGTCAAAGTTAACTACGTCGACAAATGTCTCAACGGTAGTTAAAAAGTTAGCTACTTCAGCAGCTAGTAGCACGAATATAACAATGCGCCTCGGCGAAAAACGCCCTGCTGATAATCTAGCGAGTAATGAAAACTCCCCGACTAATGCCCAG GATAACACTGTTACTTACGAGGAGGGTAAGGTTGAATCGAATGCAAGTAGTATAGTTGAGCCGGCAACTAAACGAACACGCGGTCCATTGCGTGCTGGAAAAACagtttcataa
- the LOC129245916 gene encoding GTP-binding protein 128up: protein MSTILEKIAAIESEMARTQKNKATSAHLGLLKAKLAKLRRELISPKGGGGGAGGDGFEVAKTGDARVGFVGFPSVGKSTLLSNLAGVYSEVAAYEFTTLTTVPGCIKYKGAKIQLLDLPGIIEGAKDGKGRGRQVIAVARTCNLIFMVLDCLKPLGHKKLLEHELEGFGIRLNKKPPNIYFKRKDKGGVNLNSMVPQSELDPDLVKTILSEYKIHNADITLRYDATSDDLIDVIEGNRIYIPCIYLLNKIDQISIEELDVIYKIPHCVPISAHHRWNFDDLLEMMWEYLKLVRIYTKPKGQLPDYNSPIVLHNERTSIQDFCNKLHRSIAKEFKYALVWGSSVKHQPQKVGIDHILNDEDVVQIVKKV from the exons ATGAGTACAATACTTGAAAAAATTGCGGCCATCGAGTCCGAG ATGGCACGAACCCAAAAGAATAAAGCTACATCAGCTCATCTGGGTCTTTTGAAAGCTAAATTGGCAAAGTTGCGCCGAGAGCTGATATCACCAaaaggtggtggtggtggtgccgGTGGTGATG GCTTTGAAGTTGCTAAAACTGGTGATGCTCGAGTTGGCTTCGTGGGATTCCCATCAGTTGGTAAATCAACGCTGCTCTCTAACTTGGCAGGTGTCTACAGTGAGGTTGCAGCGTACGAATTCACAACATTAACCACGGTTCCTGGTTGTATAAAATATAAGGGCGCAAAAATTCAG CTTCTGGATTTACCTGGTATCATTGAGGGTGCTAAAGATGGTAAAGGCCGTGGTCGGCAAGTGATTGCTGTTGCACGAACATGTAACTTAATTTTTATGGTGCTAGATTGCCTTAAACCCTTGGGGCATAAAAAACTACTTGAGCACGAATTGGAAGGCTTCGGCATTCGCTTAAACAAAAAGCCTCCAAATATTTACTTCAAACGCAAAGATAAGGGAGGTGTCAATCTCAATAGTATGGTACCGCAGTCAGAATTAGATCCTGATCTAGTCAAGACAATCCTGTCCGAATATAAGATACATAATGCTGATATTACCTTACGATACGATGCGACCAGTGACGATTTAATTGATGTTATAGAAGGTAACCGTATCTACATACCCTGCATTTATTTGCTGAATAAAATTGACCAAATCTCCATTGAGGAACTGGATGTAATTTATAAGATTCCGCATTGTGTTCCCATTTCTGCGCATCATCGTTGGAATTTTGACGATTTGCTAGAAATGATGTGGGAGTATTTGAAGCTGGTTCGAAT TTATACTAAACCTAAGGGTCAACTACCGGATTACAACTCACCTATTGTATTGCACAATGAACGTACAAGCATCCAagatttttgcaataaattacaTCGCTCAATTGCTAAAGAATTCAAATA CGCTTTGGTGTGGGGCTCTTCGGTAAAGCATCAGCCCCAAAAGGTGGGCATTGATCATATCCTAAACGATGAAGACGTTGTCcaaattgtaaagaaagtatAA
- the LOC129244452 gene encoding exostosin-2 encodes MKKLVASINHRSERFQTSISYIIILVLAISSVCIVCDLFNLRDEVGRHNNKVPLDLDHVHEILLSSGSEETRERQDNCRLWDCVNLYRCGQMGHDQLTVYVYPLQEYIDETSRKTISILTREYYQILEAVVSSRYYTPNPNEACLFLPSIDTLNGNLVEPSAIERALAMQNHWDNGENHIIFNMIPRVDLSVLKTDRAIVLGGGFDSWSYRTGFDLAIPIFSPSQQKVADLSAKSTHLPRKNILVVVLPNVYQKYHRNIQTLVDDNPNDVLIVDKCIAQETEFSKDTIRCNNSHGKSFEYPRVYEKGTFCLYSHSGNVGKSDLIEILAYNCIPLIGVDNFVLPFEDVLDWSLFSIRIREAEIHSIVKKLRKVSHTKIFELQRQGRWVYNRYFKNLNAITLTALEILENRIFPHRARSIMDWNKPDDNYRSTFNPLFLPVISPKAQGFTAVILTYDRVESLFTLIQKLAMVPSLQSILVIWNNQNKMPPHLSAFPTISKPLKVIQTRANKLSNRFYPYNEIETEAILTIDDDINMLTTDELDFGYEVWREFPDRIVGFPSRIHVWDNVSMHWRYESEWTNQISMVLTGAAFHHKFWSHMYTYAMPGDIKDWVDQHMNCEDIAMNFLVANITNKPPIKVTPRKKFKCPECTNTEMLSADLNHMRERSACIDRFASIYGRVPLRSVEFRADPVLFRDNFPEKLKRFNDVGNL; translated from the exons aTGAAGAAGTTGGTTGCTTCAATCAATCATCGTAGTGAACGTTTTCAAACTTCAATTtcgtatataataatattggttTTAGCTATCAGTAGTGTTTGCATCGTGTGCGATCTTTTCAACTTGCGTGATGAAGTTGGCCGACACAACAACAAAGTTCCACTGGACCTTGATCATGTCCACGAGATCTTGTTATCAAGTGGCAGTGAGGAGACACGAGAAAGGCAAGATAATTGTAGATTATGGGATTGCGTGAATTTGTATCGATGCGGGCAAATGGGACATGACCAACTCACCGTATATGTATATCCTCTTCAGGAATATATCGATGAGACAAGCCGGAAGACAATTTCAATTCTTACACGCGAATATTACCAAATTCTTGAGGCGGTTGTAAGCAGCCGATACTATACACCCAATCCAAATGAGGCGTGTTTGTTCCTTCCAAGCATTGATACCTTGAATGGGAACTTGGTTGAACCGAGTGCAATTGAACGAGCATTAGCGATGCAAAATCATTGGGATAATGGAGAGAATCACATTATATTCAATATGATACCACGAGTTGACTTAAGTGTTCTGAAAACCGATCGTGCCATAGTTCTTGGAGGTGGATTTGATTCATGGTCTTATAGAACAGGATTTGATTTAGCAATACCAATTTTTAGTCCATCACAACAAAAAGTAGCTGATTTGTCAGCTAAATCGACACATTTGCCTCGAAAAAACATACTGGTAGTAGTTTTGCCAAACGTGTATCAAAAATACCACAGAAATATACAGACTTTAGTTGACGATAACCCGAACGATGTTCTAATCGTTGACAAATGTATTGCACAAGAAACAGAATTCTCTAAAGATACAATACGATGTAATAACAGTCATGGTAAATCTTTCGAATATCCACGGGTTTACGAAAAAGGAACTTTCTGTTTATATTCGCATAGTGGAAACGTAGGAAAATCGGATTTAATAGAAATACTAGCCTATAATTGCATTCCATTAATTGGTGTAGATAATTTTGTGCTGCCTTTTGAGGATGTACTTGATTGGTCGTTATTTTCAATAAGAATCCGTGAGGCGGAAATACATTCCATAGTAAAAAAGTTGCGTAAAGTATCGCACACCAAAATTTTCGAATTACAACGGCAAGGGCGCTGGGTATATaatcgatattttaaaaatttgaatgctaTAACGCTTACTGCATTGGAGATTTTGGAAAACCGAATATTTCCACATCGTGCTCGGAGCATAATGGACTGGAATAAACCGGATGATAATTATCGTAGCACTTTCAATCCCCTCTTCTTACCAGTAATTTCCCCCAAGGCGCAAGGATTTACTGCTGTGATACTTACCTATGACCGGGTTGAAAGTCTGTTCACATTGATACAAAAGTTAGCGATGGTGCCATCACTTCAAAGCATTCTAGTTATTTGGAATAATCAAAATAAGATGCCCCCACATT TGTCTGCATTTCCAACAATTTCGAAACCACTAAAAGTCATTCAAACGCGAGCAAACAAGCTTTCAAATCGTTTTTATCCATATAATGAAATTGAAACAGAAGCTATTCTCACAATTGATGACGATATTAACATGCTAACTACAGATGAATTGGATTTTGG gtaCGAAGTTTGGCGAGAGTTTCCAGACCGAATAGTGGGATTTCCCAGTCGCATTCATGTATGGGATAATGTATCTATGCATTGGCGTTATGAGTCCGAGTGGACTAATCAGATATCAATGGTCCTTACTGGAGCCGCTTTTCATCATAAATTTTGGAGCCATATGTACACCTATGCAATGCCTGGAGATATCAAAGACTGGGTGGATCAACATATGAATTGTGAGGATATCGCTATGAATTTTCTTGTTGCCAACATTACAAATAAGCCACCCATAAAAGTAACGCCTCGTAAGAAATTCAAATGTCCTGAATGTACAAATACAGAAATGCTTTCGGCCGATTTGAATCATATGCGCGAAAGATCGGCTTGCATTGACAGGTTTGCTAGTATTTATGGACGCGTGCCCCTGCGTAGCGTGGAATTTCGAGCAGATCCTGTGCTCTTCAGAGATAATTTCCCCGAAAAATtgaaacgtttcaatgatgttgGAAATTTGTAA